Proteins encoded by one window of Nocardia goodfellowii:
- a CDS encoding alpha/beta fold hydrolase produces the protein MSLLDDRHPSTVTDYDDARRRARWRDTRLGHDWTTLRRTRLTLVRLCVVLVAVLVVFAQYWTFDIAPERARLARTEPAILPVATPADQRNWDSVVVDLVGLGNLNASNTAAALPSLSRLGVVWAIKYDNRGIDTKVIADLIVRAALMSGLKNVVLVGHSMGGVIALEVARHIHTGSDRRLVGVLLDCTPMDLNAVREESRGRGEDMVRWMGWLPGARESRTLRLIVEMYARRGEFVDRGLNGAPGIRMPELREVIERVLHDKIFSEDAASNGLIESQFLTIVAGGALRDLDALSRPFEGKPRPAIVYLRPRDAERDRVVDVEYSHQVLIERAGGVDGTLLVVNPRNTGHANPIQRPREYNQVITDQVLPFVRRYQEQAREADGAAAFR, from the coding sequence CGTCACCGACTACGACGACGCGCGACGCCGGGCCCGCTGGCGGGACACCCGTCTCGGCCACGACTGGACGACGCTGCGCCGCACCCGGCTGACGCTGGTCCGGCTCTGCGTCGTGCTCGTTGCCGTGCTGGTCGTGTTCGCCCAGTACTGGACTTTCGACATCGCACCGGAACGCGCCCGGCTGGCCCGAACCGAACCGGCGATCCTGCCCGTCGCCACCCCCGCCGACCAGCGCAACTGGGACTCCGTCGTCGTAGACCTGGTCGGACTCGGCAACCTGAACGCGAGCAACACCGCCGCCGCCCTGCCGTCGCTGAGCAGACTCGGCGTGGTGTGGGCGATCAAATACGACAACCGGGGCATCGACACCAAAGTCATCGCGGATCTGATCGTCCGCGCCGCGCTCATGTCCGGCCTGAAGAACGTGGTGCTGGTCGGACACAGCATGGGCGGGGTCATCGCACTGGAGGTCGCCCGGCACATCCACACCGGCAGCGACCGCCGCCTGGTCGGCGTGCTGCTGGACTGCACCCCCATGGATTTGAACGCGGTCCGCGAGGAGAGCCGGGGCCGCGGCGAGGACATGGTGCGCTGGATGGGCTGGCTACCCGGCGCGCGGGAAAGCCGCACGCTGCGCCTGATCGTCGAAATGTACGCTCGCCGCGGCGAATTCGTCGACCGCGGCCTGAACGGCGCACCGGGCATCCGGATGCCCGAACTACGCGAGGTGATCGAACGCGTCCTGCACGACAAAATCTTCTCCGAGGACGCCGCCAGCAACGGACTCATCGAATCGCAGTTCCTGACGATCGTCGCCGGCGGCGCCCTCAGAGACCTCGACGCCCTGTCCCGCCCTTTCGAGGGCAAGCCCCGACCGGCAATCGTGTACCTGCGCCCCCGCGACGCCGAACGCGACCGAGTCGTCGACGTCGAATATTCCCACCAGGTGCTGATCGAGCGGGCCGGCGGTGTAGACGGCACACTGCTGGTGGTGAACCCGCGAAACACCGGTCACGCCAACCCGATTCAGCGGCCGCGTGAATACAACCAGGTGATCACCGACCAGGTGCTGCCGTTTGTGCGGCGCTATCAAGAGCAGGCGCGAGAAGCCGATGGCGCGGCCGCCTTCCGCTGA